In one Epinephelus lanceolatus isolate andai-2023 chromosome 19, ASM4190304v1, whole genome shotgun sequence genomic region, the following are encoded:
- the ash2l gene encoding set1/Ash2 histone methyltransferase complex subunit ASH2 isoform X1 has protein sequence MASEGEAGSAATTEPETGEGDATFGELPTSMDTESSNGKEGMETAGEGSEAADALTGSGDEESGRQLGEVELQCALCMKWFTADTFGIDTATCLPFMTNYVFHCNVCHHSGNTYFLRKQANLKEMCLTALANLTWRSRTQDEHPKTMFSKDKDIIPFIDKYWECMTTRQRPGKLTWPNNIVKTMSKERDVFLVKEHPDPGSKDPEEEYPKFGLLDQDLGNIGPSYDTQKQTTAAPTAGGLNGGSAFSGALAPGPGKGRGAKRKQQQQQEGTAAGATKRTRSDPLFSAQRLPPHGYPLEHPFNKDGYRYILAEPDPHAPDPEKLELDCWAGKPIPGDLYRACLYERVLLALHDRAPQLKISDDRLTVTGEKGYSMVRASHGVRKGAWYFEVTVDDMPAETAARLGWSQPLGNLQAPLGYDKFSYSWRSKKGTRFHQSIGKHYSSSYGQGDTLGFFIELPDATETAKALPDTYKDKALIKFKSYLYFEEKDYVDKAEKSLKSMSPSRMIFYKNGVSQGLAFENLFEGMYFPAISLYKSCTVSVNFGPHFKYPPKDLKYQPMSDMGWGAVIEHTLADMLYHVETDVDGRRSPPWEG, from the exons ATGGCGTCTGAAGGAGAGGCGGGCAGTGCTGCTACCACCGAACCGGAGACGGGAGAAGG GGATGCTACATTTGGGGAACTACCCACCAGCATGGATACTGAATCATCAAATGGCAAAGAGGGAATG gAAACAGCTGGCGAAGGCTCGGAGGCTGCTGATGCTCTGACTGGATCTGGAGATGAGGAGAGTGGGAGACAGCTGggagaggtggagctgcagTGTGCCTTGTGTATGAAGTGGTTCACTGCAGACACGTTTGGCATCGACACCGc GACCTGTCTTCCCTTCATGACTAATTATGTGTTCCACTGCAATGTGTGCCATCACAGCGGCAACACGTACTTCCTCAGGAAACAAGCAA ACCTGAAGGAGATGTGCCTCACAGCACTGGCAAACCTGACATGGCGGTCCAGGACACAAGACGAGCACCCAAAGACAATGTTCTCCAAAGACAAG GATATTATACCATTCATTGACAAGTACTGGGAGTGCATGACAACTCGTCAGAGACCGGGGAAGCTCACCTGGCCCAACAACATAGTGAAGACAATG AGTAAAGAGCGAGATGTCTTCCTCGTCAAGGAACACCCTGACCCCGGCAGTAAAGACCCAGAGGAGGAGTACCCCAAATTTGGCCTGTTGGACCAG GACCTGGGAAACATTGGACCCTCAtatgacacacagaaacagaccaCTGCTGCTCCCACTGCTGGTGGGCTGAATG GTGGATCTGCTTTCTCAG GTGCTTTGGCTCCTGGTCCGGGAAAAGGAAGAGGGGCCAAAcgtaaacagcagcagcaacaggaagGCACAGCTGCAGGAGCCACTAAGAGAACCAGAAG CGACCCTCTGTTCTCGGCCCAGCGCCTGCCTCCTCATGGCTACCCACTGGAGCACCCGTTTAATAAAGACGGGTACCGTTACATCTTGGCAGAACCAGATCCTCACGCTCCAGATCCTGAGAAGCTCGAACTGGACTGCTGGGCTGGCAAACCCATACCTGGTGATCTGTACAGAGCCTGTCTGTATGAGAGAGTGCTGCTGGCCTTACATGACAGAG CGCCTCAGCTGAAGATCTCTGACGACCGTCTGACTGTGACTGGGGAGAAGGGCTATTCTATGGTGCGAGCCTCCCACGGTGTCCGAAAGGGCGCCTGGTACTTTGAGGTCACAGTTGATGACATGCCTGCAGAGACGGCGGCCAGGCTTGGTTGGTCTCAACCACTCG GCAACCTGCAGGCACCTCTGGGTTATGACAAGTTCAGCTACTCGTGGCGCAGCAAGAAGGGCACACGCTTCCACCAGTCGATAGGAAAGCATTACTCCTCGAGCTACGGTCAGGGAGACACGCTGGGCTTCTTCATAGAGCTGCCCGACGCCACAGAGACCGCCAAAGCTCTGCCTGACACATACAAGGACAAG GCGCTTATTAAGTTCAAGAGCTACCTGTACTTTGAGGAGAAGGACTACGTGGACAAAGCAGAGAAAAGCCTGAAGTCAATGAGCCCCAGCAGG ATGATATTCTATAAAAACGGAGTGAGCCAAGGACTTGCCTTTGAGAATCTGTTTGAAGGCATGTACTTCCCCGCCATCTCACTCTACAAGAGCTGCACG GTGTCAGTCAACTTTGGGCCACATTTCAAATACCCTCCAAAGGACCTCAAGTACCAGCCG ATGAGTGACATGGGCTGGGGCGCTGTGATCGAACACACTCTGGCTGACATGCTGTACCACGTGGAGACAGATGTGGATGGACGGCGCAGCCCTCCGTGGGAAGGATGA
- the ash2l gene encoding set1/Ash2 histone methyltransferase complex subunit ASH2 isoform X2, which yields MASEGEAGSAATTEPETGEGDATFGELPTSMDTESSNGKEGMETAGEGSEAADALTGSGDEESGRQLGEVELQCALCMKWFTADTFGIDTATCLPFMTNYVFHCNVCHHSGNTYFLRKQANLKEMCLTALANLTWRSRTQDEHPKTMFSKDKDIIPFIDKYWECMTTRQRPGKLTWPNNIVKTMSKERDVFLVKEHPDPGSKDPEEEYPKFGLLDQDLGNIGPSYDTQKQTTAAPTAGGLNGALAPGPGKGRGAKRKQQQQQEGTAAGATKRTRSDPLFSAQRLPPHGYPLEHPFNKDGYRYILAEPDPHAPDPEKLELDCWAGKPIPGDLYRACLYERVLLALHDRAPQLKISDDRLTVTGEKGYSMVRASHGVRKGAWYFEVTVDDMPAETAARLGWSQPLGNLQAPLGYDKFSYSWRSKKGTRFHQSIGKHYSSSYGQGDTLGFFIELPDATETAKALPDTYKDKALIKFKSYLYFEEKDYVDKAEKSLKSMSPSRMIFYKNGVSQGLAFENLFEGMYFPAISLYKSCTVSVNFGPHFKYPPKDLKYQPMSDMGWGAVIEHTLADMLYHVETDVDGRRSPPWEG from the exons ATGGCGTCTGAAGGAGAGGCGGGCAGTGCTGCTACCACCGAACCGGAGACGGGAGAAGG GGATGCTACATTTGGGGAACTACCCACCAGCATGGATACTGAATCATCAAATGGCAAAGAGGGAATG gAAACAGCTGGCGAAGGCTCGGAGGCTGCTGATGCTCTGACTGGATCTGGAGATGAGGAGAGTGGGAGACAGCTGggagaggtggagctgcagTGTGCCTTGTGTATGAAGTGGTTCACTGCAGACACGTTTGGCATCGACACCGc GACCTGTCTTCCCTTCATGACTAATTATGTGTTCCACTGCAATGTGTGCCATCACAGCGGCAACACGTACTTCCTCAGGAAACAAGCAA ACCTGAAGGAGATGTGCCTCACAGCACTGGCAAACCTGACATGGCGGTCCAGGACACAAGACGAGCACCCAAAGACAATGTTCTCCAAAGACAAG GATATTATACCATTCATTGACAAGTACTGGGAGTGCATGACAACTCGTCAGAGACCGGGGAAGCTCACCTGGCCCAACAACATAGTGAAGACAATG AGTAAAGAGCGAGATGTCTTCCTCGTCAAGGAACACCCTGACCCCGGCAGTAAAGACCCAGAGGAGGAGTACCCCAAATTTGGCCTGTTGGACCAG GACCTGGGAAACATTGGACCCTCAtatgacacacagaaacagaccaCTGCTGCTCCCACTGCTGGTGGGCTGAATG GTGCTTTGGCTCCTGGTCCGGGAAAAGGAAGAGGGGCCAAAcgtaaacagcagcagcaacaggaagGCACAGCTGCAGGAGCCACTAAGAGAACCAGAAG CGACCCTCTGTTCTCGGCCCAGCGCCTGCCTCCTCATGGCTACCCACTGGAGCACCCGTTTAATAAAGACGGGTACCGTTACATCTTGGCAGAACCAGATCCTCACGCTCCAGATCCTGAGAAGCTCGAACTGGACTGCTGGGCTGGCAAACCCATACCTGGTGATCTGTACAGAGCCTGTCTGTATGAGAGAGTGCTGCTGGCCTTACATGACAGAG CGCCTCAGCTGAAGATCTCTGACGACCGTCTGACTGTGACTGGGGAGAAGGGCTATTCTATGGTGCGAGCCTCCCACGGTGTCCGAAAGGGCGCCTGGTACTTTGAGGTCACAGTTGATGACATGCCTGCAGAGACGGCGGCCAGGCTTGGTTGGTCTCAACCACTCG GCAACCTGCAGGCACCTCTGGGTTATGACAAGTTCAGCTACTCGTGGCGCAGCAAGAAGGGCACACGCTTCCACCAGTCGATAGGAAAGCATTACTCCTCGAGCTACGGTCAGGGAGACACGCTGGGCTTCTTCATAGAGCTGCCCGACGCCACAGAGACCGCCAAAGCTCTGCCTGACACATACAAGGACAAG GCGCTTATTAAGTTCAAGAGCTACCTGTACTTTGAGGAGAAGGACTACGTGGACAAAGCAGAGAAAAGCCTGAAGTCAATGAGCCCCAGCAGG ATGATATTCTATAAAAACGGAGTGAGCCAAGGACTTGCCTTTGAGAATCTGTTTGAAGGCATGTACTTCCCCGCCATCTCACTCTACAAGAGCTGCACG GTGTCAGTCAACTTTGGGCCACATTTCAAATACCCTCCAAAGGACCTCAAGTACCAGCCG ATGAGTGACATGGGCTGGGGCGCTGTGATCGAACACACTCTGGCTGACATGCTGTACCACGTGGAGACAGATGTGGATGGACGGCGCAGCCCTCCGTGGGAAGGATGA